The following nucleotide sequence is from Acyrthosiphon pisum isolate AL4f chromosome A2, pea_aphid_22Mar2018_4r6ur, whole genome shotgun sequence.
AGGCAGTTTAACCAGGCAAACAGAAATGGACAGTCCGGTGTCAGATTCTTCACCACATATAGCTAATATTGGACGTATGGTTGAGGACATGGAGAATAAAATGCGTAATACTCTGAACGAAGTATACTTTGGAAAAACATGTGACATAATGAATGGCTTACGAAGTGTAGTGCCATTGAATGCCGACGATGAAAATAAAGAAGCGTTGAGACAAGACTTAACTGCTGCCTTACAGAAACGGCATACCAAGTCTGATGCAAAAGATTCCACTAATCCaactagtaattaataattgtattaaaatagatcttccaatattttttatgaacatacTGGACTTACTTTTATTTCACTAGAAAACTATTGGGTTTAAATGAAATCAAATGTGGCCTAATCATTCAACATTTTGTTATGTTTGATTcaactatttaatatgttatgatgTTATCAAATCGTTTatcaatgatttaaattatgGTTTCCTTAagtaatttcttattattttttttcttcaaataatagAATGTTTGGGTTTACCAATCTTTATAAAAGTACTCCACCCCATTAAATTTGAATGgcttattattatgcttaagacttaaaattgttgtataatatttgaacacaATTTTATGTTACTACTAAACGTGCTATGttcaagttataaaaaataattttaaagttttacgaATTATACTGTTTCTGAAATATTGTTTACGTATTATCGACTTCtaaagttaacataatattatacaaatattatattctgttgaTTGAATTTATGTTGTAGGTCTGCACACTAcatacattattcaaaatatattatttaagtcacacttattttattatggaacttaattatatcataggattaaaaaaaaaaataataacatttgtatgatttaatatatatttatcaaagttaaattaataatgaattcaatatataggtaatattttttaaaattgtatgtgtataatatttattaatttttattattttcattacatttttttattaaggtatATAGTAGTCCTACTGGCTACtgcctattaatatattatatatttttagttactcgtcatcattaattaaataattttactcctaatactattcaaattaaataacattgtatttattggtatgattaaaaatgtttaacaaatgttaatttttaaaatatttttttaaaatcccttataatattattatactcatcaATCATCGTGCAATATGTGTGGACTGAGGATGACCTCTACATTTTTCTCGGCTCAtgaatatttcttaatttttttactttttgatttaGGCTTAGAACAAACATTTTGGGCATATCTACAATCTAAATACTGTTTATTAATCATTCAATAAATACCAAATTACGTTGTAATTCCATATCTGCCCAATAAATTCTGAATTTTGGTAATTACCATTATATTTAAGCCTTGGTAACTACTGATATGGAACATGTTAATATACAGCACGGAAAGATGAGTTTTATCCACTGACTAAGATtaacaggactggaaacgaacCTTTATCACTTGAATTGTTTTGGAAACTTAACGAGCAATCATGGAGACAAAATTGAATAAGTCACTTAATAGTTATAGCCTAGAACAATGGTTATAGAACATACAGTATATGAAGCTGATGAAAAAAGACAAATACTAAGATCGCTCGTTGACTTTTTGTAACAGATGTGTATCTTTTCATATACTGTGCACCATTGTTCGTTTACAGTCCTGTtaatcttagtccgtggttttATCCAAGATATTCTGAAATAAActtctgtaaaaaaatatgagtgcatttttttgcaaatttttaatggatttaaatattgttgaaataatttgtaaaagtactctacaatatgtattaacaacTCCAAgagaattaataatgtattataattcatCAAGTATTAACAAGTATACAGCTTAAAATGACCAAGTGATTTAAtagaaaagtatttatattagtaaaaagaAAATGTACTAATATTGATTTAACGAAACAATCCATACAATaactgtaaattttaaaaatcttgtcattccattatgaataaaaaataataaaaactgttgttaataataaattgctattCAATTCCCAATAAATTAAAGTCATGTAAACATTGATacaggtttaatttacaagagctaaatcattttttcttttaactgcatttttatacatttaagtagTTTAATTCGTAATCTAATgacactttcaaaaaaaaaaaaaaatgtttgttggcaatcatagttcattatttttatttttacaaacaatcatcaaaattagtattattatttaatttgtttttataggtaatcgtaattaattacttcacagttatttcttacaatatcatacatttggattctttattaaaCCGTGCTTATTAGGTGGCTAAAGTGATAATGGCAAATTGATAAATGGTATTCGATTGTTGACATTAATGTTTTAGGTATGTatggtgattaaaaaaaattgtgaaaggAAAAAAGTGTAATGTTTTGTGATGTTCTTCTCGTAGTAGGattaacttgaaatttgaactatATAGGTCCCCTATATTGATATGTATCGCATGCAAactgcaaagtatgaatttaggagttgaaattcataacccttcatatttttttagttttggacatatacattttatttcgtacttttcctatcataaattcctatattacttgttttacaatataattaatttggattcTCTATAAGGTGGCTTAGGCTATTTAATGGTATttgattcttgttataataatattggaaatttgtaattaactcagattaaaagtatgcctaaattaggtacaaacctAGGCATATTGAGATTGACTATTTCtctaaatatcttgcaaatagtttattttaaatcatgattattaaataattcttaaagaatttcaactgctaaattcatactttgcatgcgatacctaccaatatagggaacttatgattcaaatttcaagttgtaaaagttagttataagaaaaaaatgattcagctcttgtaaattaaacctatatcaattatttcaattaagagcattaatgcatattttactaaactttagaggaccatagttaataaactagcgaaccaatATTGAACCAAGATCAAATCTTGTCGGCCAACGGTCTTTGATAGACCAGTAGGTCACTAATGGCCGTACCGGTCACCGGATGCCAAAATTACATGTTGGTTTGAGTCTTTGAGACGCTCGTTGCCCATTGGCcaaccattattttttatcgtggTATCTAGGTATTTACTAATCTATCTACTTCGGCGGCGGTACAGgactgataaatgataacagataaaaaataaaaacattcaataGACAATGTTTATTTTGTGGACCGTTTAAACACCAAACGTGAAACGATAGTGTGCGTTAGGTCTGTTACTCTGTAAAAAATGGACAGGAGCAAAAACTCATCCGCTAGTCCGACACCGGTGTCGAAATCGGAGAAAAAGGAACCTCTCTCGCTTGAGGAACTTTTGGCTAAGAAAAAAGCAGAAGAGTTGGCCAGAAGCAAGGTAAGTGCACTTTCGATTTGGTCGGTCGACTTTGATTGCAGGGTGGCTCATGCGAGTTTTGTTCGACGACTTTTTCAGCCCGTATTTTTGACAAAAGAACAACGAGCTGCTGAAGCCCTTCGGAAGAGACAAGAGGAAGGTGAACTGGTGAAGAAGAAGCAGGAGGAGGAACGCAAGAAGCGCATAGAGTTCTTGCACCAAGCGGACGGCGGGCATGGCAGTAACAACCATAGGGACGATCGGTAGCGACTGCCTTGCTGTTATTTAATTGGACATAGTCAGATaacgcatacatttttttttcagcgaTCGTGACAGAGACCACCATAGAGACAGAGATCGCGATCGAGATCGTGAACGCGAAAGGGATAAAGAACACGACCGCCGAGAACGAGAACGTAAGAGGGATAAAAAAGAAGAGCCCGAAGACAAGGAACAGTTCAAAGATAAGGAGAAGGAACAGGAAGCCATACGAGAGCGTTATTTAGGCttaacaaagaaaaaaagacGCGTTCGTCGATTAAACGatagaaaatttgtttttgactgGGATGCGTCTGAAGATACATCAATCGATTATAATGCTTTGTACAAAGAGCGTCATCAAGTACAGTTTTTTGGTCGTGGTAATGTAGCAGGTATTGACATTAAAGCACAAAAAAAAGATCAATCCAAATTTTATGGTGAGCTTATGGAAAAACGTAGAACTGAAGCCGAGAAGGAGCAAGAAAAAGTAAGGCTGAAAAAAGTAAAACGAAAAGAAGATAAACAGAAATGGGACGACCGACACTGGTCAGAGAAAGAATTGGACGAAATGACAGAGAGGGATTGGAGAATATTTAGAGaggactataatataacaatcaaaggtaattttagaaacaaatccagattttaatttcattctaaattaattattaattttatactcaaGGGGGTAGAATACCAGAACCTATTCGTAAATGGAAGGAGTCTACAATTAAAAGTGAGATCATGGAGATCATTGAAAAAGTTGGATACAAGGAGCCTACACCTATTCAACGACAAGCTATTCCCATCGGTTTCcaagtaaatagttttattttaaaatttttattttattacattcccTATTATTTATAGAATCGTGATATTATTGGTGTTGCCGAAACTGGTTCTGGTAAGACTTTGGCTTACCTCATACCACTTATTGAATGGATTCAGTCTTTACCTAAAATGGAACGGGAAGAAGATGTTGATCAAGTAatgatgattaatttttatttattaaaatatattcaaagaatattgagaaaattgtattttaaataattgttttaggGTCCTTATTCAATTATATTGGCACCGACCCGTGAGCTGGCTCAACAGATAGAAGAAGAAACTTTAAAATTCGGACAGCCATTGGGTATTAGAACTGTAGTAGTTGTTGGAGGTTTGTCTAGAGAAGAACAAGGATTTAGATTAAGATTAGGAtgtgaagtaattaattaacatattacaatacaattcaATATCTTCCTACTACtttatatcttatttatatGTTGTTCTATAGATTGTTATTGCAACACCTGGTCGTTTGATTGATGTTCTGGAAAACAGATATTTAGTTTTGAACCAATGCACGTATATTGTGTTGGACGAAGCAGACAGGATGATAGACATGGGTTTTGAACCAGACGTGCAAAAGATTTTGGAGTACATGCCAGTGACAAATTTGAAACCAGATAACGAGGATGCTGAAGACGAGTCCAAATTATtagcaaattattatacaaaaaaaaaatatagacaaGTAAACAAAAGTTTAATAGATAAAGAACATTAATGACTTATAATTGTGTTGATTTGTTAGACTGTGATGTTTACTGCTACCATGCCTCCAGCTGTGGAACGTTTGGCTCGAACATATTTACGTCGTCCTGCTGTTGTTTACATTGGATCCATTGGTAAACCTGTAGAACGTACCGAACAAATAGTCCACATGATGAGTGAAAATGATAAGCGTAAAAGACTTATTGAAATTCTCAGTCGTAAAGTTGATccaccaattattatatttgtcaacCAAAAAAAAGGTGCCGATGTGTTGGCTAAGGGTCTGGAGAAACTTGgggtaaatataatgtatatttatgaattacattttttagtactATGGCTcagaaattaaacataatatattaattctgtTTTAGTATAATGCGTGTACACTTCATGGTGGTAAAGGACAAGAACAGAGAGAGTTTGCTCTGGCAAGTCTCAAAGGTGGCGTAAAAGATATTTTGGTTGCAACCGATGTGGTTGGTCGTGGTATTGATATCAAAGATGTGTCTATGGTTATCAATTATGATATGGCTAAATCTattgaaggtaatttaattattggttATCTAATACGCTTTTTATggtcattcaaaaaaaaaaaaaacaaccaacattataattattggatttttaatttttcttcccCCTCTAGATTATACTCATCGTATTGGACGTACGGGTCGTGCTGGAAAGACTGGAGTGGCTATTTCATTTTTGACAAAAGATGATTCACCATTGTTTTATGATCTCAAACAAGTCATACAAGCTAGTCCAGCATCGACTTGTCCTCCAGAGTTGGCAAATCATCCAGAAGCACAACATAAACCCGGCACTGTAATGATGCCCAAAAAGAGACGAGAAGAAAAAATCTTtgcttgaattaaaattattttaatatttaatttagggttctcaaattacaaaaaaattattttattttattacgaatttatttttatcacatttgtttttatctaaaaataacaatttttggattaattgtgaaaaaaatatacacatattgaAATGTCCATGTCCCACATCTAATTTATCCCTTAATCCATCCGTGTCTTGATATCACGCACAATTATCTTGTCTTTTTTACTGAAATACaagaaattatttgttaaatatatattgattgtCAAGATATttgaataaagaaaataattttacttacataATGTAAACCTTTGCACCCCAACCAGAAATAGCGTCACGATTGCAAGCACTAACCAAAGCTTGTGATATAGTTTCAAATAGTTGATCCTCTTCCATATCAGGCTCCCAAAGAGCTTCACAAAGACCATATAATTGACTTGAACTAGTACCTCCCACCACAAAGTTATCAGACTTATTCACACAACCAATTAAATCCATGTCGCACATGTATGGTTCCAAAGTTACTTCATCCAAGGCAACTATCATTGGTTCGACGAAGAATGGTGAAAATCTGttacaaaacaaaatgattattacaaaatgtatacagtgTAAATTAAGTAAGaactattaaacattaaaactaaaaattgaagattttatacaaaaatctaATAATCACATTGGAAGGGTTGAAcagaaacaattttaataagtttattaataaatagtctGTAtagtttatgaaatttaaaaaaagatattatataatatatatattattatgatgcattTATGTTATGGCATTTGTAAGCAATTATAATAGTCTGAATTAGTGGCATGTCGAAGATATTATTTTGGAGCAATTGCTCCTTCAAAATTGTTGGATGGTGGGTGGTCCCCCTGCCACAAAATACCTAGCCACCTAGGTTGAACTAGGTAGATATATCGTAGAAATATCATATCCGattatacaaatcattaaaaatgtaggtacgcatattttgcaaatttttaatCTAAACTTTTTTGCTGATTTTAAAATGCTGTTATAAACATTAAGGggatgggtgggtgggtatcttgtatacatttttgcttCTCACCAAAAATAAGTTCAACACGCTACTGGTCTGAATATATAACTAGGGCCTTTCTTACAATGTCCAGTAAAGTGTATGATAACGCTAACTGGCagaatttattttgtgttaccGATAGAATTCTGCCGGTTAGTCTTAACCAATACTTAACCGAATATTGTAAGAACgaccctaaataataaatacttaaatataaagcATAAGCTCTAACTTGATATAACTTCACGTTATGATGGATGTATTGGTGATAGACAAATAAGTTAggcataatttttatgtttaaattaaatcaatgaaaatacttatataaacataattgaaaataatgattattgaccTTTTTGGGCACTGGCCTTAACAAAACCTAAACTTGCGATTAATTtgtcttatataaaaataatttaccggtTTTCATACAACAAATTGGAGACTAGAGATGCTAATGCTTTAGGAgatattttccgattttctttTAACTCGTATAACCTTTTCCTGAACATAATTTTCTCGTACACAGTAAATATATCTGTAGCTAGACCAGGAAATCCCATAAATGTATGaggatttatttgaaaaactttctataattcaaaaactaaaacaattaaatatagatgatgataaaaaataataataaataaataaaataaaacataccgTGAAATCAAGAGACACTGTTTGGGCTTGTATACCAAATCGCTTATCAGTTGCAATGGCAACACAGTCCTTGCCTTTCATCCCAATTAAGGCGCCACCATTATAGTCCATAATactctataaatatttacaaaacaattatacaatttatatacccATAAAaaccatacataataaatatataagaatcaTATTTTCACAAGCTCCTGAgctttattaaaacaaaacaaacggCATAAAGTCTAAGCTAACTTTATTAATAGaccagttaaattaattaatttaagacttaaatattaattaattagatgCTGATTCTTTACATACCCCCTTTACcttttaacagttttatttaaaagcaaaatttttatggattttgttaagaatttataataaaataataatttatgaaaaatatcatattattatatccatagACTTACAATTTAGCTGATAGGTAAATAAGCTCTATAAGCTCTAATAATAAGCTCTATAAGTAccttttagaataaaatataatgttatctatttttaaacatcattattttaataaccatcaatttaaacaactttaGTCATTAGAAAATAGAAGTATTCAGGGAGTTATTACTAATGCTTGTAACATTATCATTACAACAATAGTcaacaaatgtaataaatatgtttattgtatattgaaatattgaatagtaAAATGCTTTACTAATTCAtacaaaattgcatattattgtattgaaacacgtaaatacgtaatataatattaatccattaGTTTATGCTTATCAAAAGATATTATCAATCAACACTTTACCATTTTGAAAGAAGTTGTATATGAAACTCTGCAGttgaaaaattcttaaaaacgcAGATCCTCACGACCTCACAGCAGTTAcaacttttaaaacaaaaataaaaagtgccaattcattatcaattattatttatcacgttataataaaattataaacatatagtaCAAAGtaagtaaaaagaaaaactcGAACATAACAACCTACTAAAACATCCAGGGAAACGTTTATAACATCAACACCAAATCTGCGGACCACGGCTTAAGATGAAATTATTTAAGATAGATTATTCTATCTTAAACCTTGCCACGGACTAAGGTGTATATCTTGTCCgtaaatatgacataatatatataatctgtgtataatcaataatcatagaacaatataattatataaatcattctATTTCCGTTGCAGAAAGGCTGAATCACACCTTTATCCACATTGGGCTGAACGCAGTGTCTTGACGCTAAACTGCTTAGGTACTCGTTTCTGTATTGTAGCGTTGTACTATgggactataatatagtataactatatgtttaaaaaataaataaattctgtaaataaaaattaaggtagGTACGTAATTTTGTACCTACGGCCTACGCATATTATGTTCTCTAAAGGAATGACGTATTGACGTATATTTAcgtaaatttttagttttggtatttatcaaattttaatgattgtatattGATTTGTACGGATTTGGAACATTCAATGAAATGTAACACGCAACATAAATTCACGTCTTTCCTCCAGGGTGTGAAATGtgaattacctacataatattacctacgtaAATGTCCgtcattactttttaaacattttagatttattattttataagattctgagcagagcgatgaatgtattgattttactataatatgtgtgtttttttttatttgtcgtCACTTTTTGaggcagtaaaaaataaaaatgctgtaGAATCTATTCAGGTATAACACGATTGACGATATGATCTGTCTTCTTTTAGTTG
It contains:
- the LOC100161358 gene encoding proteasome beta 3 subunit-like → MSIMDYNGGALIGMKGKDCVAIATDKRFGIQAQTVSLDFTKVFQINPHTFMGFPGLATDIFTVYEKIMFRKRLYELKENRKISPKALASLVSNLLYENRFSPFFVEPMIVALDEVTLEPYMCDMDLIGCVNKSDNFVVGGTSSSQLYGLCEALWEPDMEEDQLFETISQALVSACNRDAISGWGAKVYIIKKDKIIVRDIKTRMD
- the LOC100163489 gene encoding probable ATP-dependent RNA helicase DDX23, which produces MDRSKNSSASPTPVSKSEKKEPLSLEELLAKKKAEELARSKPVFLTKEQRAAEALRKRQEEGELVKKKQEEERKKRIEFLHQADGGHGSNNHRDDRDRDRDHHRDRDRDRDRERERDKEHDRRERERKRDKKEEPEDKEQFKDKEKEQEAIRERYLGLTKKKRRVRRLNDRKFVFDWDASEDTSIDYNALYKERHQVQFFGRGNVAGIDIKAQKKDQSKFYGELMEKRRTEAEKEQEKVRLKKVKRKEDKQKWDDRHWSEKELDEMTERDWRIFREDYNITIKGGRIPEPIRKWKESTIKSEIMEIIEKVGYKEPTPIQRQAIPIGFQNRDIIGVAETGSGKTLAYLIPLIEWIQSLPKMEREEDVDQGPYSIILAPTRELAQQIEEETLKFGQPLGIRTVVVVGGLSREEQGFRLRLGCEIVIATPGRLIDVLENRYLVLNQCTYIVLDEADRMIDMGFEPDVQKILEYMPVTNLKPDNEDAEDESKLLANYYTKKKYRQTVMFTATMPPAVERLARTYLRRPAVVYIGSIGKPVERTEQIVHMMSENDKRKRLIEILSRKVDPPIIIFVNQKKGADVLAKGLEKLGYNACTLHGGKGQEQREFALASLKGGVKDILVATDVVGRGIDIKDVSMVINYDMAKSIEDYTHRIGRTGRAGKTGVAISFLTKDDSPLFYDLKQVIQASPASTCPPELANHPEAQHKPGTVMMPKKRREEKIFA